The following proteins are encoded in a genomic region of Rudaeicoccus suwonensis:
- a CDS encoding HNH endonuclease encodes MIDPTTARQLACDADLIPVVLGSRSEPLNVGRHKRLVTAGLRTAVIIRDRHCTFPGCDRPPQWCHAHHIHPWWAGGHTTLTNTALLCPRHHTIVHRNNLTAHATNHTVTWDPTPGRMTHHMAHPRAA; translated from the coding sequence ATCATCGACCCCACCACCGCCAGACAACTCGCCTGCGACGCCGACCTGATCCCCGTCGTCCTCGGCAGCAGATCCGAACCACTAAACGTCGGACGCCACAAACGCCTAGTCACCGCAGGCCTGCGCACCGCCGTCATCATCCGCGACCGCCACTGCACCTTCCCCGGCTGCGACCGACCACCCCAGTGGTGCCACGCCCACCACATCCACCCCTGGTGGGCCGGCGGACACACCACCCTCACCAACACCGCACTCCTATGCCCCCGCCACCACACCATCGTCCACCGCAACAACCTCACCGCCCACGCCACCAACCACACCGTCACCTGGGACCCCACCCCCGGCCGAATGACACACCACATGGCCCACCCCCGCGCCGCCTAA
- a CDS encoding PIG-L family deacetylase, with amino-acid sequence MTASQHQFHHADDGTPEGAWTSSPEWAELPQVDLTTLPGLRRLVVVAAHPDDETLGAAGLLQAAAAQDLDTIVLVATDGERSHPNSPTCTPDSLGRQRRDEVARAVALCHSTAAVKYAGLPDGRLVSHTAQLAESLRSAVADIGAGTLIAAPWSHDGHADHEAAGTVARTVARECGGILLEYPIWLWHWGTRADVPWRDVVALPLDERMRAVKRAAEARHVSQVAALSDRPGDEVLLGSHVLAHFDRDREVFIDTENTWRTGVFERLHRADSDPWQLASSDYEQTKRLATLRLLRRRRFRRAFEPGCSVGVFTAELASRCDELIAMDVSATAVAAAAARCAELCNVTVEVGGVPDDWPVGEFDLIVLSEIGYFLTREALTAVATRIRDNLADDGVVLLCHWRHPVHGWPLDGDEVHDILLGALDLPIVASERNNEFAAIALGPLVL; translated from the coding sequence TTGACCGCTTCTCAGCACCAGTTCCATCATGCCGACGACGGGACACCGGAGGGCGCCTGGACGTCGTCACCAGAGTGGGCCGAACTACCTCAGGTCGATCTCACCACGCTTCCCGGGCTGCGGCGGCTGGTGGTCGTGGCCGCCCACCCGGACGACGAGACTCTCGGCGCCGCCGGCTTGCTGCAAGCGGCGGCCGCCCAAGATCTCGACACCATCGTGCTGGTCGCCACCGACGGCGAGCGGTCACATCCGAATTCGCCTACGTGCACTCCGGATTCGCTGGGTCGGCAGCGTCGCGACGAAGTCGCGCGAGCCGTCGCTCTCTGCCACTCAACGGCGGCCGTGAAGTATGCCGGACTACCCGACGGCCGCCTCGTCTCGCACACAGCACAACTCGCCGAATCGCTGCGATCGGCAGTAGCTGACATCGGTGCGGGCACCCTCATCGCCGCACCGTGGTCCCATGACGGCCATGCCGATCATGAGGCTGCGGGCACCGTTGCACGGACTGTTGCACGCGAGTGTGGCGGCATACTGCTCGAGTACCCGATCTGGTTGTGGCACTGGGGAACTCGGGCAGACGTTCCATGGCGCGACGTGGTTGCGCTGCCACTGGACGAGAGGATGCGAGCGGTCAAGCGCGCAGCCGAAGCGCGGCACGTGAGCCAGGTCGCGGCGCTGTCAGATCGGCCAGGCGACGAAGTGCTGCTCGGATCTCACGTGCTGGCGCACTTCGACCGAGACCGTGAGGTGTTCATCGACACCGAAAACACCTGGCGGACAGGTGTCTTCGAACGACTCCACCGTGCGGATTCCGACCCGTGGCAGCTGGCGAGCAGCGACTACGAGCAGACCAAGCGACTCGCGACGCTGCGCCTGCTGCGGCGGAGGCGATTTCGGCGCGCCTTTGAACCGGGTTGCTCCGTCGGCGTGTTCACCGCCGAATTAGCCTCTCGCTGCGATGAACTCATCGCAATGGACGTCAGCGCGACAGCCGTCGCCGCAGCCGCGGCGCGGTGCGCGGAGCTGTGCAACGTGACTGTCGAGGTGGGTGGTGTTCCCGACGACTGGCCGGTTGGGGAGTTCGACCTGATCGTGCTGTCCGAGATCGGCTACTTCCTGACCCGGGAGGCCCTGACAGCGGTGGCAACACGCATCCGCGACAACCTCGCCGATGACGGCGTGGTGCTGCTGTGCCACTGGCGACATCCGGTGCACGGATGGCCACTGGACGGGGACGAGGTGCACGACATACTGCTCGGAGCGCTCGACCTGCCGATCGTCGCGTCGGAACGCAACAACGAATTCGCCGCGATCGCCCTGGGCCCGCTCGTGCTCTGA
- a CDS encoding TetR family transcriptional regulator, translated as MCVHGSKPYGGACSTAWGNWIRWWKPSAAANKRPSRQPVDATPAGLVATYSCRLRTPVTPGTSTRTALKQTAIRLFVSKGYDGTSISDLTGELDITKAAFYHHFNSKIDLLLQIVDPVIRRTTELLETTPEELPDPNDRWKLLERAGEVGADEADAMLMLSTDMTLWQHIPWRVEARTNYDELVLRVAGPRPTPDALARSHVAMFTAFRAAAALVTKGEWPVASECAVTDHAAFMKTLREMWWPSEPAEGAPAPA; from the coding sequence GTGTGTGTTCACGGGTCCAAGCCGTACGGTGGGGCATGCAGCACGGCTTGGGGCAACTGGATCCGATGGTGGAAACCCAGTGCGGCTGCGAACAAAAGGCCGAGCCGTCAGCCAGTTGATGCAACTCCCGCGGGCTTGGTCGCGACATACTCATGCCGACTGAGGACACCAGTGACACCGGGTACATCAACACGAACAGCGCTCAAACAGACCGCGATCCGTCTCTTCGTGAGCAAAGGTTACGACGGGACGAGTATCAGTGACCTGACCGGCGAACTCGACATCACCAAGGCCGCGTTCTACCACCACTTCAACTCGAAAATCGATCTGTTGCTGCAGATTGTCGATCCGGTGATCCGCAGGACGACGGAGTTGCTGGAAACAACCCCGGAGGAGTTGCCGGACCCGAACGATCGCTGGAAGTTGCTGGAGCGCGCGGGTGAGGTGGGTGCCGACGAAGCTGACGCGATGCTGATGCTGTCGACCGACATGACCTTGTGGCAGCACATCCCGTGGCGTGTCGAGGCGAGGACCAATTACGACGAATTGGTGCTCCGCGTTGCAGGTCCGCGTCCCACGCCGGATGCGCTCGCGCGCTCGCACGTCGCGATGTTCACCGCGTTCCGTGCTGCGGCCGCGTTGGTCACCAAGGGCGAGTGGCCGGTTGCGAGTGAGTGTGCTGTGACCGATCATGCTGCCTTCATGAAGACGCTGCGCGAGATGTGGTGGCCGAGCGAGCCGGCAGAAGGTGCGCCGGCGCCAGCTTAA
- a CDS encoding CsbD family protein, with amino-acid sequence MGLKDNLSNAAQEVKGKVQEAAGKATDNEDLQAKGEGNQAGANAKQAGENLKDGDLKGAAQSAKDALS; translated from the coding sequence ATGGGTCTCAAGGACAATCTGTCGAACGCTGCGCAAGAGGTGAAGGGCAAGGTCCAGGAAGCCGCCGGCAAGGCGACCGACAACGAGGACCTACAGGCCAAGGGCGAGGGCAACCAGGCTGGCGCCAACGCAAAGCAGGCTGGCGAGAACCTCAAGGACGGCGACCTCAAGGGCGCCGCTCAGTCAGCCAAGGACGCACTCAGCTGA
- a CDS encoding NAD(P)H-binding protein, with translation MTQNSPTQRVLVTGASGYVGGRLIPRLLQDGHHVRAAFLESEDPERFPWSSDVEIVRMNVLKADQVRAGVDGVDAAFYLIHGMGGDDFVEKDRASAQIMADAARTHEVQRLIYLSGIVPEVDEDELSDHITSRREVEQILTGSGIRTIALRAAILLGCASTSYEIIRQVSERLPIQTIPTWMNSRVQPIAVVDAIEVLANALAVQSDSRSYDIGGPETLKYAELLDRFARVAGITRPQVTVPLLPTALVGKLTGLIADVPAPTVEALVESLHHDMVCHEDDFRRDLLPAGYELVGLDEALRRSQSTDVDDGDPMGPLTTDPEWAG, from the coding sequence ATGACCCAGAACAGCCCGACGCAACGGGTGCTCGTGACCGGAGCCAGTGGCTATGTCGGCGGACGCCTGATCCCTCGGCTGCTGCAGGACGGCCACCACGTGCGTGCCGCCTTCTTGGAAAGCGAAGATCCAGAACGCTTTCCGTGGTCCAGCGATGTTGAGATCGTCCGGATGAATGTCCTCAAGGCAGACCAGGTCCGCGCGGGAGTCGACGGGGTCGACGCTGCTTTCTATCTGATCCACGGGATGGGCGGCGACGACTTCGTCGAGAAGGATCGCGCCAGTGCGCAGATCATGGCGGATGCTGCGCGGACGCACGAGGTGCAGCGTCTGATCTACCTGTCCGGCATCGTCCCCGAGGTCGACGAGGACGAGCTGTCCGACCACATCACGTCTCGGCGTGAGGTCGAGCAGATCCTCACCGGCAGCGGTATCCGCACCATCGCATTGCGCGCGGCGATCTTGTTGGGCTGCGCGTCCACGTCATACGAGATCATCCGGCAGGTCTCCGAGCGGCTGCCGATCCAGACGATCCCCACCTGGATGAACTCGCGGGTGCAGCCGATCGCTGTGGTCGATGCGATCGAGGTGCTCGCCAATGCGCTTGCGGTGCAATCAGATTCACGGTCTTACGACATCGGCGGCCCGGAGACCCTGAAGTATGCCGAACTGCTGGACCGCTTCGCGCGGGTCGCCGGGATCACCCGTCCGCAGGTCACCGTACCGCTGCTGCCGACCGCGCTCGTCGGCAAGCTCACGGGGTTGATCGCGGACGTTCCTGCGCCGACCGTCGAGGCGCTGGTTGAGAGCCTGCATCACGACATGGTCTGCCACGAGGACGACTTCCGCCGCGACCTGTTGCCCGCGGGTTACGAACTGGTGGGCCTGGATGAGGCGTTGCGCCGCTCGCAGAGCACCGACGTCGACGACGGCGACCCGATGGGCCCACTCACGACCGACCCCGAGTGGGCCGGATGA
- a CDS encoding GNAT family N-acetyltransferase: MLESAGWPFDGLRITTPTLTMRPVRDADLDALAAVFPDDAEQDPRSELIEGLSAHAQRIRLLRQGIWRNRGLWSPESWILDLSVLSAGEAVGIQTLEADGFARLRTVDTGSWLATSHRGRGIGIAMRTAVLALAFEHLGAVAAVTSAGSGNAASLGVSRHLGYRPNGVSLNDSGDRVVELTHLRLTRSEWPGVGEVQVTGLAPCLPYFGIS, translated from the coding sequence ATGCTCGAATCAGCAGGCTGGCCGTTCGACGGCCTGCGCATCACCACACCGACGCTCACGATGCGGCCGGTGCGCGATGCCGACCTCGACGCTCTCGCAGCTGTCTTTCCCGACGATGCCGAGCAGGACCCGCGGTCGGAGCTCATCGAGGGCTTGAGCGCTCACGCCCAGCGAATCCGCTTGCTGCGACAGGGAATCTGGCGCAACCGGGGCCTGTGGTCGCCGGAGTCGTGGATCCTGGATCTCTCCGTCCTGTCTGCCGGTGAGGCCGTCGGCATACAGACGCTCGAGGCGGATGGCTTCGCGAGGCTTCGTACCGTCGACACCGGCTCGTGGCTGGCGACGAGCCACCGTGGTCGGGGCATCGGGATCGCGATGCGAACGGCAGTGCTTGCTCTTGCTTTCGAGCATCTGGGCGCTGTCGCGGCAGTGACCTCGGCTGGATCCGGCAATGCGGCGTCCTTGGGCGTCAGCCGTCACCTCGGCTATCGCCCAAATGGCGTCAGCCTCAACGATTCCGGCGATCGCGTCGTCGAGCTGACCCACCTGCGACTCACCCGCTCGGAGTGGCCCGGCGTGGGTGAGGTTCAGGTCACCGGACTTGCACCGTGTCTGCCCTACTTCGGCATCTCGTGA
- a CDS encoding winged helix-turn-helix transcriptional regulator, whose product MPTPERHDTRTCNAALTRAFQFLGKRWTGVLLASLTDGPASFTELKRAVVGISDSVLSDRLSDLTQTGLAQRVVHEGPPVTIVYSLTTAGEALLPAMKELGDWASVNLPEQSPCT is encoded by the coding sequence ATGCCCACACCCGAGCGTCATGACACGCGCACCTGCAACGCCGCACTGACGCGCGCGTTCCAGTTCCTCGGGAAGCGCTGGACCGGCGTGCTGCTCGCCTCCCTCACCGACGGACCGGCCAGTTTCACCGAACTCAAGCGCGCCGTCGTCGGCATCAGCGACTCGGTGCTGTCGGACCGACTGAGCGACCTGACCCAGACCGGGCTCGCGCAGCGCGTGGTGCACGAGGGGCCGCCGGTGACCATCGTCTATTCGTTGACGACCGCCGGCGAGGCGCTGTTGCCGGCGATGAAGGAGCTCGGCGACTGGGCTTCGGTCAACCTCCCAGAGCAGTCCCCGTGCACGTGA
- a CDS encoding malonic semialdehyde reductase, which translates to MTIDTAPITLPRLDEDALATLFTEARTANSFADTPVTDEELERIWSLAKWAPTAANTQPLRVLFVRPGEGRDRLVERMSEGNQAKTASAPAVAVLAVDSEFYEHIPHVFPIRPEMKDQLAANPSGTEAMARFNATLQIGYFILAVRAAGLAAGPMAGFDAEAVDKEFFPGGRLHSLLVVNIGHPGEQAWFNRLPRLEHEDVISWA; encoded by the coding sequence ATGACGATCGACACCGCCCCGATCACCCTGCCGCGTCTCGACGAGGACGCTCTGGCGACCCTCTTCACGGAGGCCCGGACAGCCAACAGCTTCGCCGACACCCCCGTCACCGACGAGGAGTTGGAGAGGATCTGGTCGTTGGCGAAGTGGGCTCCGACCGCGGCCAACACCCAGCCGTTGCGCGTGCTGTTCGTGCGCCCGGGCGAAGGTCGCGACCGGCTGGTGGAGCGGATGAGCGAGGGTAACCAGGCCAAGACCGCCTCCGCCCCCGCGGTGGCAGTGCTTGCCGTCGACTCGGAGTTCTACGAGCACATCCCGCACGTCTTCCCGATCCGCCCCGAGATGAAGGACCAGCTCGCAGCCAACCCGAGCGGCACCGAAGCGATGGCTCGCTTCAACGCCACCCTGCAGATCGGCTACTTCATCCTCGCCGTTCGGGCGGCCGGCCTTGCGGCGGGCCCGATGGCCGGCTTCGACGCCGAGGCCGTCGACAAGGAGTTCTTCCCGGGCGGTCGCCTGCACTCGCTGCTCGTCGTCAACATCGGACACCCCGGCGAGCAGGCGTGGTTCAACCGACTGCCGCGTCTGGAGCACGAGGACGTCATCAGCTGGGCCTGA
- a CDS encoding response regulator transcription factor, which produces MRSLLELPEAATPQSATTGPVLVMSRHEIVRASLAAFLTNRCNAPTVVTSQWVQGRTTTVCAAVLLHVESPNDVRDLTARFGPAVVAAYTEKLTKELAKAGTSAGVRYFFDRTFPVDRVSAGLGALLDQRAEADRAAARPLATCELLDQLTLRQRQVLTLVASGMSNDTIAQTMFITVNTLKAHIRAAYAQIGVCSRVQAVRWGMQHGLGQLDPMVETQCGCEQKAEPSAS; this is translated from the coding sequence ATGCGCTCATTGCTCGAACTGCCCGAAGCCGCGACCCCGCAGTCGGCGACAACCGGGCCGGTGTTGGTCATGAGCCGACACGAGATTGTGCGCGCCAGCCTGGCTGCCTTCCTCACCAACCGGTGCAACGCACCGACAGTCGTCACATCTCAGTGGGTCCAGGGCCGAACGACGACCGTTTGCGCCGCCGTCCTGTTGCATGTGGAGTCACCGAATGATGTCCGCGATCTGACGGCCCGCTTCGGCCCGGCCGTCGTCGCGGCGTACACCGAGAAGCTCACAAAGGAACTTGCCAAAGCAGGCACATCGGCGGGAGTCCGGTATTTCTTCGACCGCACGTTCCCGGTGGACCGGGTGTCCGCGGGCCTCGGCGCGTTGCTGGATCAGCGCGCAGAAGCGGATCGTGCCGCTGCCCGGCCGCTGGCGACGTGTGAACTGCTCGACCAACTGACCCTGCGGCAACGGCAGGTGCTCACGTTGGTGGCCAGCGGTATGTCGAACGACACCATCGCGCAGACAATGTTCATCACGGTCAACACCCTCAAGGCGCACATCCGCGCGGCTTACGCCCAAATAGGTGTGTGTTCACGGGTCCAAGCCGTACGGTGGGGCATGCAGCACGGCTTGGGGCAACTGGATCCGATGGTGGAAACCCAGTGCGGCTGCGAACAAAAGGCCGAGCCGTCAGCCAGTTGA
- a CDS encoding aminoacyl--tRNA ligase-related protein, with protein MNDQSAQPHSQDYREINQSMQVFAGDPLAGAGLPLWLPAGSVIRNELERLACDIARADGCISVHSPVLGKRALFEKSGHWAKFADDMFPAMRLGGSDDDPDELVLRPANCPHHALTYRASRHSYRELPIRLNELAPMFRAERSGVVSGLTRVRQINLDDTHVFCRPDQVAGEAARALRSALKAQQILGLPVDYVRLSKRDDSAAYLGDAQMWRDAQAALRRAAQEAGLDDIAIPLVEAEGEAAFYGPKLDLQVRDERGHEETIATVQLDFNQPERFDLTYDAADGSRERVVMIHRGTVGAMERVTAALLQHHQGRMPLWLAPIQVCVLPVRPEQDRDAREIVDALVAVGIRARMDPQGSLGGRIRASRARRDAVIAVIGEAEVAARALQVTDVRSGFRGTVPLRRFVDLVSEAYDERRSELRWNAPVRPS; from the coding sequence ATGAACGATCAATCAGCACAACCACATTCGCAGGATTACCGCGAGATCAACCAGTCCATGCAGGTGTTCGCCGGAGATCCGCTTGCCGGCGCCGGCCTGCCGCTGTGGCTACCGGCGGGCTCGGTGATCCGCAACGAACTGGAGCGACTGGCCTGCGACATCGCCCGCGCCGACGGCTGCATCTCGGTCCATTCCCCGGTGCTCGGCAAGCGCGCGCTGTTCGAAAAGTCCGGCCATTGGGCGAAGTTCGCCGACGACATGTTCCCCGCGATGCGGCTCGGCGGGAGCGACGACGACCCGGACGAACTCGTGTTGCGCCCGGCGAACTGTCCGCATCACGCGCTGACCTATCGCGCCAGCAGGCACTCGTACCGCGAATTGCCCATCCGGCTCAACGAACTCGCTCCGATGTTTCGTGCGGAGCGTTCCGGCGTGGTGTCCGGCCTCACCCGTGTGCGGCAGATCAACCTCGACGACACCCATGTGTTCTGCCGGCCCGATCAGGTGGCCGGCGAGGCGGCGCGGGCACTGCGCTCCGCGCTCAAAGCGCAGCAGATCCTGGGACTGCCAGTCGATTACGTGCGACTGAGCAAGCGCGATGACAGCGCGGCATACCTGGGCGATGCGCAGATGTGGCGAGACGCGCAGGCCGCACTGCGACGCGCGGCACAGGAGGCCGGGCTCGACGACATCGCCATACCTCTCGTGGAGGCTGAGGGGGAAGCGGCGTTCTACGGGCCCAAACTCGATCTACAGGTGCGCGACGAGCGCGGTCACGAGGAGACCATCGCAACAGTTCAACTCGACTTCAATCAGCCGGAGCGCTTCGACCTCACCTACGACGCGGCGGACGGCTCGCGCGAGCGTGTTGTGATGATCCACCGCGGGACCGTCGGGGCGATGGAACGTGTCACCGCGGCATTGCTGCAACACCATCAGGGTCGAATGCCGTTGTGGTTGGCGCCGATTCAGGTGTGCGTGTTGCCTGTCAGGCCGGAACAGGACCGCGATGCACGCGAGATCGTCGACGCCCTGGTGGCCGTCGGCATACGTGCGCGGATGGATCCGCAGGGCTCGCTCGGTGGGCGTATCCGAGCCAGCCGGGCACGACGGGACGCGGTGATCGCCGTCATCGGTGAGGCCGAGGTCGCGGCGCGTGCGCTTCAGGTGACCGACGTGCGGTCAGGATTCCGTGGGACCGTGCCGCTGCGGCGCTTCGTCGATCTCGTGTCCGAGGCGTATGACGAACGCCGCAGCGAACTGCGATGGAATGCGCCGGTCAGGCCCAGCTGA
- a CDS encoding CPBP family intramembrane glutamic endopeptidase, producing MLSSTRSLTTALAAARNSAAQAPWLRPITDHVLTGRALRRARIVSAVTMVAGAPVLRRAITSPSGGRQFQRWTLVLAATWTGGALSASRLHAGYSRMPQGRVTRPVLWPLLIGVGATGVFAAGAVLTSQIRPLRERVESVVDHARDGSLPVVVGLALVTGVTEELFFRGALYAALDLPVLHPVVSTTAVYTVVTCATGNPMLVFAAGLLGVVTGLDRHVTGGVQGPVIIHLTWSAGMLLVLPPLVHHFDQPRRSLVE from the coding sequence GTGCTCTCATCGACCCGATCGCTGACCACTGCACTCGCCGCCGCCCGCAACAGCGCCGCGCAGGCGCCATGGTTACGGCCGATCACCGACCACGTGCTGACCGGGCGTGCGCTGCGTCGTGCTCGCATCGTCAGCGCGGTCACAATGGTTGCAGGAGCCCCCGTGTTGCGCCGGGCGATCACCAGCCCGTCGGGTGGTCGACAGTTTCAGCGATGGACTCTCGTGCTTGCAGCGACCTGGACCGGCGGGGCCCTGAGCGCATCTCGGTTGCACGCCGGATATTCACGTATGCCGCAAGGTCGTGTGACGCGACCGGTGCTGTGGCCGTTGCTGATCGGTGTGGGCGCGACAGGTGTCTTCGCGGCCGGCGCTGTCCTGACCAGCCAGATCCGGCCGTTGCGTGAACGCGTCGAGTCGGTCGTCGACCACGCGCGCGACGGATCATTACCGGTGGTGGTCGGCTTGGCGCTGGTGACCGGTGTCACCGAGGAGTTGTTCTTCCGCGGTGCGTTGTATGCCGCGCTCGATCTGCCGGTGCTGCATCCGGTGGTGTCGACAACTGCTGTCTACACCGTCGTCACGTGCGCGACCGGCAACCCGATGCTGGTGTTCGCCGCAGGGCTGCTGGGCGTGGTGACCGGCCTCGACCGACACGTGACCGGTGGCGTGCAGGGCCCGGTGATCATCCACCTGACCTGGTCGGCAGGGATGCTGCTCGTGCTGCCGCCACTGGTGCACCACTTCGACCAGCCGCGTCGGTCGCTCGTCGAATGA
- a CDS encoding glycosyltransferase, translating into MRRSSPDVRLLHVVVPARDEEALIERCLQSVQSSRLHLRATAAEIAVRTTVVLDSCTDRTASIAARFREVDLVEVRCASVGAARRKGVEQALHRLSPLDAGQVWVACTDADSEVPPGWLAGQLRAARDGYDARVGTVIPDGDVSSPSVYQRWRARSDFSDGHAHVHGANLGFSLSAYQRVGGFTDVVCHEDVVLVHAMRTAGLRLFAGGDDPVVTSGRRSGRLRGGFADYLDRLEASAG; encoded by the coding sequence ATGCGCCGGTCGTCACCTGACGTGCGGCTGTTGCACGTCGTCGTTCCCGCACGGGACGAGGAAGCACTAATCGAGCGCTGCCTGCAGTCGGTGCAGTCGAGTCGACTCCATCTGCGAGCAACGGCAGCTGAAATCGCGGTACGCACGACCGTCGTGCTCGATTCGTGCACGGATCGCACCGCATCGATTGCCGCGCGATTTCGGGAGGTCGACCTGGTCGAGGTTCGGTGCGCTTCCGTCGGCGCTGCACGCCGGAAAGGCGTCGAGCAAGCGCTCCACCGACTGTCCCCACTTGATGCTGGGCAGGTGTGGGTCGCCTGCACGGACGCCGACAGCGAAGTGCCGCCCGGATGGTTGGCCGGTCAGTTACGGGCGGCACGCGACGGGTATGACGCACGCGTGGGCACCGTGATCCCGGACGGAGACGTCTCTTCGCCCAGCGTGTACCAGCGCTGGCGGGCGCGTAGTGATTTCTCTGACGGGCATGCGCACGTCCACGGCGCCAACTTGGGATTCAGCCTTTCCGCGTATCAGAGGGTCGGTGGATTCACGGACGTCGTCTGTCATGAGGACGTCGTCCTGGTGCACGCGATGCGCACGGCCGGGCTGCGTCTGTTCGCCGGTGGTGATGACCCTGTCGTGACCTCCGGCCGACGATCGGGCCGGCTGCGCGGCGGCTTCGCCGACTATCTGGACCGATTGGAGGCGTCCGCCGGTTGA
- a CDS encoding MFS transporter — protein sequence MTGTTRVGSYRNLLTQPGVPRVMALADLGRLGYAMLPLLFLFTIADGSSSFTTAATAMAGFGFASFTMPAKGHLIDRFGQPRSLTAMAALSGAALLTVAVIDITKTSTPPVVWIVLAVVVGLCAPPLGPSVRAQWRRIAPDHLDSAYALDATIEELLWLLGPALAGVLISTAPPAVGLLLVPPVLMIGAIGLATSQWRPPQQRMNPAESSASNTRPVAMNRRLWPVLITMLGTGLGGSLLIIGIAAAANHRGHRVLAAVADVALGVGGVVGGVVWGKLRRTARAGRSMKVLLLISGSAALLVAVFKDSPVTVAALILAGAASAPIWVVAYQAADDAVATAKRTEASTWVTTIANLGTSAGTAVGGFVSARTNFTFTLLMPAGVMTLTAVVTSIMWTRVSSTNSSPQQTGQNEVVHEMPK from the coding sequence ATGACCGGCACGACTCGTGTCGGCAGCTATCGCAATCTGCTCACTCAACCCGGGGTGCCCCGCGTAATGGCACTCGCCGACCTCGGGCGATTGGGCTACGCAATGCTGCCGCTTCTCTTTCTGTTCACCATCGCCGACGGATCGTCGTCCTTCACCACCGCCGCAACCGCGATGGCGGGCTTCGGCTTCGCCAGCTTCACGATGCCCGCCAAAGGCCATCTGATCGACCGCTTTGGGCAACCGCGCTCATTGACGGCGATGGCTGCGCTGTCGGGTGCCGCACTTCTCACTGTGGCGGTCATCGACATCACCAAGACATCAACTCCACCCGTCGTGTGGATTGTGTTGGCCGTTGTTGTCGGGCTCTGCGCCCCGCCGCTCGGCCCCTCGGTGCGAGCCCAATGGCGTCGCATCGCACCCGATCACCTCGACTCCGCATACGCCCTTGACGCCACCATCGAAGAACTCCTGTGGCTGCTCGGACCGGCGTTGGCCGGAGTGCTCATCTCGACCGCTCCACCGGCCGTCGGTCTGCTGCTTGTTCCGCCCGTATTGATGATCGGCGCAATCGGCCTCGCAACCTCACAGTGGCGTCCGCCGCAGCAGAGAATGAATCCGGCTGAGTCGAGCGCATCCAACACGCGGCCCGTGGCGATGAATCGGCGCTTGTGGCCGGTACTTATAACGATGTTGGGGACGGGCCTCGGTGGTTCGCTGCTCATCATCGGAATCGCGGCCGCCGCGAACCATCGCGGTCATCGCGTTCTTGCAGCGGTCGCCGACGTCGCCCTCGGTGTAGGTGGGGTCGTCGGCGGCGTCGTATGGGGGAAGCTGCGTCGGACGGCACGCGCCGGGCGGAGTATGAAGGTGCTGCTCCTCATTTCAGGTTCGGCTGCGCTGCTCGTCGCTGTGTTCAAGGACAGCCCGGTCACCGTTGCCGCACTGATACTTGCGGGCGCCGCCTCGGCACCGATATGGGTGGTGGCATACCAAGCTGCGGACGACGCCGTCGCAACTGCCAAACGAACAGAGGCCAGCACGTGGGTCACGACGATCGCGAATCTCGGAACATCCGCGGGCACTGCGGTCGGCGGATTCGTCAGCGCCCGCACCAACTTCACTTTCACCCTCTTGATGCCGGCCGGTGTCATGACGCTGACGGCGGTGGTCACCTCAATCATGTGGACGCGTGTGAGCTCTACGAACTCGTCACCTCAACAAACGGGCCAGAACGAGGTGGTTCACGAGATGCCGAAGTAG